One stretch of Aquimarina sp. Aq107 DNA includes these proteins:
- a CDS encoding TlpA disulfide reductase family protein, with protein MKKIVLLALILLIAACQKEEKGYSITAETNGFEDGVTVYVNAINQSNRPTIIDSTTIQQGKFSISLPVVEDNDFNYLTFNGTPQNVLFLAENNPIKMTIYKDSLRSSIIKGGPENQLFFKYLSKMTDFGKEKQELSNQYQIASKLKETEKTVNLSRKLQKIRVDENKYRREIAENNPNSLVAVMALTDLLNLKAAPAKQIKKIYATVQDTLKTSRLGKNLDRLITASIGKIDIGSEAEDFSAPNPEGKMVSLKESMGKITIIDFWASWCKPCRAENPNVVRVYNKYHDKGLNIIGVSLDRKKDHWTTAIDQDNLEWNHVSHLKFWQDPIAKAYGVRSIPATFIIDDKGNVIAKNLRGPALETKISELLGEESL; from the coding sequence ATGAAAAAAATAGTACTGCTTGCTCTCATATTGCTAATAGCAGCATGTCAAAAAGAGGAAAAGGGATATTCAATTACAGCTGAAACAAATGGGTTTGAGGATGGAGTTACAGTATATGTAAATGCAATAAACCAATCAAACAGACCTACTATCATAGATTCTACTACGATACAGCAAGGTAAATTTTCGATATCGCTACCTGTGGTAGAAGATAATGATTTTAACTATTTAACTTTTAATGGGACGCCCCAAAATGTATTATTCCTTGCCGAAAATAATCCAATCAAAATGACTATCTATAAAGATAGCTTACGATCTTCAATTATTAAAGGAGGACCTGAAAATCAATTATTTTTCAAGTACTTAAGTAAGATGACTGATTTTGGGAAGGAAAAGCAAGAACTTAGTAATCAATATCAGATAGCTTCTAAGTTAAAAGAAACTGAAAAAACAGTTAACCTATCTAGAAAATTACAAAAGATACGTGTTGACGAAAATAAATACAGAAGAGAAATTGCTGAAAATAATCCCAATTCTTTAGTAGCAGTAATGGCGCTTACAGATTTATTAAATCTAAAAGCTGCTCCTGCAAAACAAATTAAAAAAATATATGCTACAGTTCAGGATACCCTAAAAACTTCACGATTAGGTAAAAATCTAGATCGATTAATTACAGCCTCTATTGGCAAAATAGATATTGGTAGTGAAGCTGAAGATTTTTCTGCTCCTAATCCTGAGGGAAAAATGGTTTCTCTTAAAGAATCTATGGGTAAAATCACTATAATTGATTTTTGGGCGTCTTGGTGCAAACCTTGTAGAGCAGAGAATCCTAACGTGGTTAGGGTTTATAATAAATATCATGATAAAGGACTAAATATCATAGGAGTTTCTCTGGATAGAAAAAAAGACCATTGGACAACAGCAATCGATCAAGATAATTTAGAATGGAATCATGTATCCCATCTAAAATTTTGGCAAGATCCAATAGCCAAAGCATATGGTGTAAGATCAATTCCAGCCACTTTCATTATCGATGATAAAGGAAATGTAATTGCTAAAAACCTAAGAGGTCCTGCTTTAGAAACAAAAATTTCGGAATTATTAGGAGAAGAGTCTCTGTAA
- a CDS encoding rhomboid family intramembrane serine protease produces MLNLDIVVIAIILVNVLVSLKGLNDFSFLERYKFNIGGIRRGEQIRMLTSGFLHVDHMHLFFNMFTLYFFAPVVLNALGNIKFLVIYFCSLIVGNLFSLFFHKDEYHYSAVGASGAVSGVIFSAILFQPGMKLYLMFIPIPIPAYIFGIGYLLYSIYGMKSRSGNIGHDAHFGGAVGGYVVTLILAPFLFQENLLMIGLLAIPIIVLFVMQRLGKL; encoded by the coding sequence ATGCTAAATCTTGATATAGTAGTAATTGCCATTATATTGGTAAATGTGCTAGTTTCGTTAAAGGGATTAAATGATTTTTCTTTTTTAGAACGCTATAAGTTTAATATTGGGGGTATAAGACGTGGTGAGCAAATACGAATGCTTACTTCTGGTTTTTTGCATGTAGATCATATGCATTTATTTTTTAATATGTTTACCCTTTACTTTTTTGCACCAGTAGTCCTTAATGCATTAGGAAATATTAAGTTTCTCGTAATCTATTTTTGTAGCTTGATTGTAGGGAACTTGTTTTCTCTCTTTTTTCATAAGGATGAGTATCATTATAGTGCTGTTGGAGCTAGTGGTGCTGTTTCTGGAGTTATTTTTTCTGCAATATTATTTCAACCTGGGATGAAGTTGTATCTAATGTTTATTCCGATTCCGATTCCTGCCTACATTTTTGGGATTGGATATTTGCTTTATTCAATTTATGGGATGAAGAGTAGGTCTGGTAATATTGGACACGATGCCCATTTTGGAGGAGCCGTTGGAGGGTATGTGGTTACATTGATTCTTGCTCCCTTTTTATTTCAAGAAAACCTTTTAATGATAGGGTTACTAGCAATACCAATAATCGTTTTGTTTGTTATGCAACGACTTGGAAAACTTTAA
- a CDS encoding Pycsar system effector family protein, whose amino-acid sequence MNELVEKTDNFVSELFTKKLPETCIYHNYTHTKRVFKSTKEIIDNTNISEEDADILLLTALLHDTGYSESLDNHEEHSVIISKAFLKEQNISDDIIDKVSSLILATKMEHKPNNLLEKIIRDADASHLAKGYFKETSEFLRQEFEFNNKEKYSSADWLKINIDFLKNKHKFYTEYALENWQPKKEEHLLEILNEQTALKKKKKKAKLKKLVKEESPEKGIQTLFRVTLRNHLKLSDIADTKANILLSVNAIIISLALSNLIPKLDNPSNQYLIYPTLIFIVFSIISMLLSVLATRPNVTSGEFTRKEIEEKKVNLLFFGNFHKMPLNDYKSAMHELMDDKEYIYDTMIKDLYFLGKVLHRKYKILRITYTVFMIGFITSALSFVIAFNTLQ is encoded by the coding sequence ATGAACGAGTTAGTTGAAAAAACTGATAATTTTGTTTCTGAACTTTTTACTAAAAAACTTCCTGAAACCTGTATCTATCATAATTACACACATACCAAAAGAGTATTTAAAAGTACAAAAGAAATTATTGACAATACTAATATTTCAGAAGAAGATGCAGATATATTATTGTTAACCGCATTACTTCATGACACGGGTTATTCCGAAAGTCTTGATAATCACGAGGAACACAGTGTTATAATTTCTAAAGCCTTTTTAAAAGAACAAAATATTTCTGATGATATTATTGATAAAGTATCTTCTTTGATATTGGCGACAAAAATGGAACACAAACCTAATAACTTATTAGAAAAGATTATTAGAGATGCAGATGCTTCTCACTTGGCTAAAGGATACTTTAAGGAAACGAGCGAATTTTTAAGACAAGAGTTTGAATTTAATAACAAAGAAAAATATAGTAGCGCTGACTGGTTAAAGATTAATATTGACTTCTTAAAAAACAAACACAAATTTTATACGGAATATGCTTTAGAGAATTGGCAGCCAAAAAAAGAAGAGCATCTATTAGAAATACTTAATGAACAAACAGCTTTAAAAAAGAAAAAGAAAAAAGCCAAGTTGAAAAAGTTAGTCAAAGAAGAAAGTCCCGAAAAAGGTATACAAACGCTGTTTAGAGTAACCCTTAGAAATCATTTAAAACTAAGTGATATTGCAGATACCAAAGCGAATATTTTATTATCTGTTAATGCTATTATCATCTCATTAGCACTATCTAATTTAATTCCTAAATTAGATAATCCCTCTAACCAATATTTAATTTATCCAACACTAATATTTATCGTATTTAGCATTATATCAATGTTATTATCTGTATTGGCGACAAGACCTAATGTTACTAGTGGTGAATTTACTCGCAAGGAAATAGAAGAAAAAAAGGTAAATCTTTTATTTTTTGGTAATTTTCATAAAATGCCTCTTAATGATTACAAATCGGCGATGCATGAACTTATGGATGACAAGGAGTATATTTATGATACAATGATAAAAGATTTATACTTTTTGGGTAAAGTACTACACAGAAAATACAAAATCCTTAGAATTACCTATACGGTTTTTATGATTGGCTTTATTACTTCGGCGTTATCCTTTGTAATTGCATTCAACACATTACAATAA
- a CDS encoding metallophosphoesterase, with translation MNKNIQTFLIISILLLNSCATYQTQYLDENFPTKLPNKEIEKSFYLVGDAGNAAMNKSTPGLEALKQIVEKENTVDDYLIYLGDNIYQKGMPEKGSEDRALSEHRIDAQVEAAGSFKGDVVFIPGNHDWYNDGVKGLRREEKYVRKKLSNKKSFLPSKGCPIESIEVSDQIQLLILDTQWYLADWNKNPTINDNCEIKTRDKFLNEIQGELKKHNGKTVLVVMHHPMFTNGPHGGKYSFNSHIFPSKKKIPLPVLGSLVTQIRSQGGVSPQDRYNESYNKLMRRLSTMARDSERVIFASGHEHSLQYIDSKGLKQIVSGSGSKASAASLGKDGMFSYPNQGFAVLDVYKDGSSNVRFYGNEEGEIKLVYQTDVHKQPEDYDSGNLSNSFDNDISAAIYNKEETTKSNFYQSLWGDHYRKVYSTDIKIPIATLDTLLGGFAIDRRGGGQVTRSLRLIDSTGKRYSLRAMRKSVTQFLQKGAFKDTYLEDDFDDTFTEKLLSDFYTSSYPYAFLVVGGLADAIEVYHANSKVYYIPKHPALGQYNKDFGDEMYFLEERPGKEHKDLASFGKPDDIEGTDDLLKNLRKDEEYQMDEAHYIRTRLFDMILGDWDRHSDQWRWSRFDTKKGKLYRPIPKDRDQVFSNYDGGLLGVIKFIVPITRKFQVYQGELKNVRWINESGIRLDRTFAQNSNKEIWLEEANYIKDNLNDEAIDKAFSNLPVELQDATIERIKGYLRERRDNIDDIAERYYKYLSKQVIIRGTDKDDRFEIIRNDNSTTVKISRIKDGVPQEPFYERTILSKETKEIWIYGLDDDDEFIVTGKGSNPICTRIVGGQNNDKYTIENGRQIRVYDHKSKPNTVVKKGGAKFIFSNNYNHNTYDYNKYIDKTNTLTPLIGFNPDDGVNINLTDVYTVRGFNNSPFQSKHTIKAAYYFATEGYDLSYKGEFLNAVGDWRLVIGGKYTSENFAQNFFGFGNNTVNLDDDLGLDYNRVKTGIWGLNVGIGKNGRYGNGFTVTGSYEGVEVQDSQGRFITSGLGLVTSDPDFFERKFFAGIDVNYEYKSFDISANPTRGMIFKLQGGSKMNLDDTDRTFGYIKPKLGFYNAITKNRKLVLKTDVQAEFMIGDDFEFYQAATLGGINSLRGFREERFTGDKALAFSGDLRYSFNKFKTGLLPLQLGVYGGYDIGRVWFDGEDTDNWHDSIGGGFWVNALDTIAGQFNLFSSEDGLRFTFGLGLSF, from the coding sequence ATGAATAAAAATATACAGACGTTCTTAATTATCTCCATTTTATTATTAAACTCTTGCGCTACATATCAGACTCAATATTTAGACGAAAATTTTCCAACAAAATTACCTAATAAGGAAATAGAAAAAAGTTTTTATTTGGTCGGAGATGCTGGAAATGCTGCAATGAACAAAAGTACACCTGGATTAGAAGCGTTAAAACAGATTGTAGAAAAAGAAAATACTGTTGATGATTATCTTATTTACCTTGGAGATAACATATATCAAAAAGGGATGCCAGAAAAAGGATCAGAAGATAGAGCCTTGTCAGAACATAGAATAGATGCTCAGGTAGAGGCTGCTGGTTCTTTTAAAGGAGATGTAGTTTTTATTCCTGGGAATCATGATTGGTATAATGATGGGGTAAAAGGTTTAAGACGAGAAGAAAAGTATGTAAGAAAAAAGTTAAGCAATAAAAAATCCTTTTTACCTTCAAAAGGATGCCCTATCGAAAGTATTGAGGTAAGTGATCAAATCCAATTACTTATTTTAGATACACAATGGTATCTAGCTGATTGGAATAAAAATCCAACAATAAATGATAATTGTGAAATAAAAACTAGAGATAAGTTTTTAAATGAAATACAAGGCGAGCTCAAAAAGCATAATGGAAAAACTGTTTTGGTGGTAATGCACCATCCCATGTTTACAAATGGGCCGCATGGTGGCAAATACAGTTTTAATAGTCATATATTTCCTTCTAAAAAGAAAATTCCTCTTCCTGTCTTAGGGTCTCTAGTAACTCAAATAAGGTCGCAAGGAGGTGTTTCTCCTCAGGATAGATATAATGAAAGTTATAATAAATTAATGAGAAGATTGTCTACGATGGCTAGAGATAGTGAAAGAGTCATTTTTGCTTCTGGACATGAGCATTCATTACAATACATTGACAGTAAAGGGTTAAAGCAAATAGTTTCAGGATCTGGATCCAAAGCTTCTGCAGCTTCCTTGGGAAAAGACGGGATGTTCTCATACCCAAATCAAGGTTTTGCAGTATTAGACGTTTATAAAGATGGCTCATCAAATGTGCGTTTTTATGGAAATGAAGAAGGTGAAATAAAATTGGTGTATCAAACTGATGTACATAAACAACCAGAAGATTATGATAGTGGTAATTTGAGTAATTCTTTTGATAATGATATTTCTGCAGCGATATACAATAAAGAAGAAACAACAAAGTCCAATTTTTATCAATCTTTATGGGGAGATCACTATAGAAAGGTTTATAGTACAGATATTAAAATCCCTATTGCTACACTAGATACGTTATTAGGAGGGTTTGCCATTGATAGAAGAGGAGGAGGACAAGTTACGAGATCATTACGCCTGATAGATAGTACAGGGAAACGTTATAGTTTAAGGGCTATGAGAAAAAGTGTTACTCAGTTTCTGCAAAAAGGAGCATTTAAGGATACTTATTTAGAAGATGATTTTGATGACACTTTTACCGAAAAACTTTTATCTGATTTCTATACGTCTAGTTATCCTTATGCGTTTTTAGTTGTTGGCGGATTGGCAGATGCGATCGAAGTATATCATGCAAATTCTAAAGTATATTATATCCCTAAACATCCAGCATTAGGTCAGTACAACAAGGATTTTGGTGATGAAATGTATTTTCTAGAAGAAAGACCAGGAAAAGAACACAAAGATTTAGCGTCATTTGGTAAGCCAGACGATATAGAAGGTACAGATGACTTACTTAAAAATTTGAGAAAAGATGAAGAGTATCAAATGGATGAGGCACATTATATCCGAACAAGATTGTTTGATATGATTTTAGGGGATTGGGACAGACATTCTGATCAATGGAGATGGTCTCGTTTTGATACAAAAAAAGGAAAATTATACCGTCCAATTCCTAAAGATCGAGATCAAGTGTTTTCTAATTACGATGGTGGACTTTTAGGCGTTATAAAGTTTATTGTTCCTATTACGCGTAAGTTTCAAGTATATCAGGGTGAATTAAAAAATGTAAGATGGATTAATGAGTCAGGAATTAGATTAGATCGAACTTTTGCACAAAATTCGAATAAGGAAATATGGCTAGAAGAAGCAAATTATATTAAAGATAATCTTAATGATGAAGCTATAGATAAAGCGTTTAGTAATCTGCCTGTAGAGTTACAAGATGCAACGATAGAAAGAATTAAAGGCTATTTAAGAGAAAGAAGGGATAATATTGACGATATAGCTGAGAGATATTATAAGTACCTTTCTAAACAGGTGATTATTAGAGGTACGGATAAAGATGATCGTTTTGAAATAATAAGAAACGATAATAGTACTACCGTTAAGATTTCAAGGATAAAAGATGGAGTTCCTCAAGAACCATTTTATGAAAGAACTATTTTATCTAAAGAGACTAAAGAAATATGGATATATGGTTTGGATGATGATGATGAATTTATAGTAACTGGAAAAGGAAGTAACCCTATTTGTACTAGAATAGTCGGAGGACAAAATAATGATAAATACACAATAGAAAATGGGCGGCAAATAAGAGTTTATGATCATAAGTCAAAACCTAATACAGTTGTTAAAAAAGGTGGAGCTAAATTTATCTTTAGTAATAATTATAATCATAATACCTACGATTATAATAAGTATATAGATAAGACAAATACATTGACACCACTAATAGGATTTAATCCAGATGATGGAGTTAATATAAACCTTACTGATGTTTATACGGTAAGAGGTTTTAATAATAGTCCTTTCCAGAGTAAACATACCATTAAAGCAGCATATTATTTTGCTACAGAAGGATATGATCTCTCATATAAGGGAGAATTCTTAAATGCAGTAGGAGATTGGAGATTAGTAATTGGTGGAAAATACACAAGTGAGAATTTTGCCCAAAACTTTTTTGGTTTTGGTAATAATACAGTGAACCTTGATGATGATCTTGGATTGGACTATAATCGTGTCAAAACCGGTATTTGGGGTCTAAATGTTGGAATTGGTAAAAATGGCAGGTATGGTAATGGCTTTACTGTTACTGGATCCTACGAAGGAGTAGAAGTACAAGATTCTCAAGGACGATTTATTACTTCTGGATTAGGTTTAGTAACGTCAGACCCTGATTTTTTTGAAAGAAAATTCTTTGCGGGGATTGATGTTAATTATGAGTATAAAAGTTTTGACATTAGTGCTAATCCAACTAGAGGTATGATATTTAAACTTCAAGGAGGTTCCAAAATGAATTTAGATGATACTGATAGAACTTTCGGATATATAAAACCGAAATTAGGTTTTTATAATGCAATTACTAAAAATCGAAAATTAGTATTGAAAACTGATGTACAAGCAGAATTTATGATTGGAGATGATTTTGAATTTTATCAGGCTGCAACTTTAGGAGGGATCAATAGTTTGCGCGGTTTTAGAGAAGAACGTTTTACAGGAGATAAAGCGTTAGCATTTAGCGGAGATCTTAGATATAGTTTTAATAAATTCAAAACAGGTTTATTACCATTGCAGTTGGGGGTTTATGGAGGATATGATATAGGTAGAGTGTGGTTTGATGGCGAGGATACGGATAATTGGCACGATTCAATTGGAGGAGGATTTTGGGTCAATGCCTTGGATACAATCGCTGGGCAGTTTAATTTATTTAGCAGTGAGGATGGTTTACGTTTTACTTTTGGATTGGGATTAAGTTTTTAA
- a CDS encoding lysophospholipid acyltransferase family protein: MQLVIYSLVYPILWIISKLPWRLFYLFSTCVYILTYHIIRYRRKTVTENLNLAFPDKNTKEINRIRKASYKHMCDMFLEMIRSLSISEKEIVKRFHITNLDAIVDLENKNKSIITMMGHYNSYEWTNSIDLISKFRCVGIYKPIKNKYFDKLVHRIRGRFNSRLIPSAKVFREMTMDQRKENPELSLYGLISDQSPKLNNATFWTDFMGIKVPAFVGGEVLSRRLGLSIFYLHVEKIKRGYYEATLVPISEDPKNEEEYAITKRFTKLLEEQIKHKPENYLWTHKRWKHRSAKPPKDAVIA, translated from the coding sequence ATGCAATTAGTGATTTATAGTTTAGTATATCCCATACTTTGGATCATATCTAAGCTACCATGGAGATTATTTTACTTATTTTCAACTTGTGTTTACATCCTTACTTATCATATTATAAGGTATCGAAGAAAAACAGTAACGGAAAATTTAAACTTAGCTTTTCCTGATAAGAATACCAAGGAAATAAATCGCATTCGAAAAGCTTCATACAAACATATGTGTGATATGTTCTTAGAAATGATTCGTTCTTTATCCATAAGTGAGAAGGAAATCGTAAAGCGTTTTCACATTACCAATCTAGATGCCATAGTAGATTTAGAGAATAAAAACAAAAGCATCATTACGATGATGGGTCATTATAATAGTTATGAATGGACCAATTCGATTGATTTAATAAGTAAGTTTAGATGTGTTGGAATTTACAAACCAATCAAGAACAAATATTTCGACAAGTTAGTACATAGAATTAGAGGCCGATTTAACTCTAGATTAATCCCAAGTGCTAAAGTTTTTAGAGAAATGACTATGGATCAAAGAAAAGAGAATCCTGAATTAAGTTTATATGGTTTAATTTCTGATCAATCACCTAAACTTAATAATGCAACATTCTGGACAGACTTTATGGGAATAAAGGTACCGGCATTTGTAGGAGGAGAAGTTCTTTCTAGAAGATTAGGTCTTAGTATATTTTATCTTCACGTAGAGAAGATAAAAAGAGGATATTATGAGGCAACGTTGGTTCCAATTTCTGAAGATCCAAAAAATGAAGAAGAATACGCTATTACTAAGAGATTTACAAAATTACTTGAAGAACAAATCAAGCATAAACCAGAGAATTATTTATGGACTCATAAACGATGGAAACATCGCAGTGCTAAACCTCCTAAGGATGCTGTAATTGCTTAA
- a CDS encoding GAF domain-containing protein — translation MKVLEHEFPLDIRISFSSFFDQYREFLKSDNKLIRDRAESILKIAEDYPELEEGIRTEERVQELLPQIEFVLEDSFAQILQKNEIKIATIPFNNTVVKSTERYKNIVKAAGSDFEPQIKNLDEDHYFIMGCSIILSQYYGYKIDFRRPFFYDIPDASGIMRHYRILYNGDFIEIIKTDNARDITEEDVAVLIDNFDNVEIWKEKFPPNSWIFKGIVIANLFDVTADVSLSEFKTSLLKYDKTQGDFIGSFQNIFRGIFNLPEIKVGFSNYNEEERVLERVPFKTIDSYVLYDKFSDCCETALCKGTYQYLFEKSEPFAVSNIQKIHETYPDELMYSNLAKQNIKSAIIAPIENNGKLLGVLEIVSPNIKELNSINANKLLDIMPYLVDSVLRSKAKAEDELELVIQQECTSIHPSVYWKFRQEAKRFILSKAEENPTSFREVVFEDVYPLFGQIDIKGSSEARNGSVQKDLILQLKAIAKVINKVTEIDSLPIYDQIKFRIENYINSVSSQLQVDTEQRILNFIKNEIKPLFKHLKGTNIELEGLINQYNNSLDKGTKMLYKHRKAYDESVMLINKKMAALLDEKQKEAQKMYPHYFERFKTDGVEHNMYIGESITKQNSFNKIYLYNLRLWQLQVMCEMENEYYQLKQDLPVPLDVASMVLVFNASLSVRFRMDEKRFDVDGTYNARYEVVKKRVDKAKIKGTNQRITEKGKLVVVYSQRTDEKEYIKYINFLQSKNYLEDEIEVVELDDLQGVTGLKALRVNILYNKNKEDKEYYTYEDLMKEINK, via the coding sequence ATGAAGGTCCTGGAGCATGAATTTCCGTTGGATATTAGGATAAGTTTCTCTTCATTCTTTGACCAATACAGAGAGTTTTTAAAAAGTGATAATAAATTAATACGTGATCGTGCGGAAAGTATTTTAAAAATTGCAGAAGATTATCCTGAGTTAGAGGAAGGAATAAGGACAGAAGAACGTGTGCAGGAGTTGTTGCCGCAGATAGAGTTCGTTTTGGAAGATTCTTTTGCTCAAATTCTACAAAAAAATGAAATAAAGATTGCAACAATACCTTTTAATAATACTGTAGTAAAATCAACTGAACGTTACAAAAACATTGTAAAAGCAGCGGGTTCTGATTTTGAACCACAAATTAAGAACTTAGATGAGGACCATTATTTTATAATGGGATGTAGTATAATTTTGAGTCAATATTACGGTTATAAAATTGATTTTAGAAGACCGTTTTTTTATGATATACCGGATGCATCTGGGATAATGCGTCATTATAGAATTTTATATAACGGAGATTTTATTGAAATAATTAAAACAGATAATGCAAGAGATATTACTGAAGAAGATGTTGCTGTTTTAATCGATAATTTTGATAATGTAGAGATTTGGAAAGAAAAATTTCCTCCCAATAGCTGGATATTTAAAGGAATTGTTATCGCAAATTTATTTGACGTAACGGCGGATGTATCTTTATCAGAATTTAAAACAAGCCTTTTAAAATACGATAAGACACAAGGAGATTTTATTGGAAGTTTTCAGAATATCTTTAGAGGGATATTTAATCTCCCTGAGATTAAAGTAGGTTTCTCTAATTATAATGAGGAAGAAAGAGTTTTAGAACGGGTTCCGTTCAAAACTATAGATAGTTATGTGTTATATGATAAGTTTTCTGATTGCTGTGAGACAGCTTTGTGTAAAGGGACGTATCAATACTTATTTGAAAAATCAGAACCTTTTGCGGTTTCTAATATTCAAAAAATACATGAAACTTATCCAGATGAACTTATGTACAGCAATCTGGCAAAGCAAAATATTAAAAGTGCAATTATAGCACCAATAGAAAATAATGGAAAGCTATTAGGGGTTTTAGAAATTGTTTCGCCTAATATTAAGGAGTTAAATAGTATCAATGCAAACAAACTATTGGATATTATGCCATATCTAGTAGATTCTGTTTTAAGATCTAAAGCTAAGGCTGAAGATGAGTTAGAGCTCGTTATCCAACAAGAATGTACTTCTATACATCCAAGTGTATACTGGAAATTTAGACAAGAAGCTAAGCGTTTTATTTTATCCAAAGCAGAAGAAAATCCAACTTCTTTTAGAGAAGTAGTTTTTGAAGATGTATATCCTTTATTTGGACAGATTGATATTAAAGGATCTTCTGAGGCACGAAATGGTTCCGTTCAAAAAGATTTAATACTTCAATTAAAAGCTATTGCCAAGGTTATTAATAAGGTCACAGAAATAGATTCTTTACCAATTTATGATCAAATTAAATTTAGAATAGAGAATTATATAAATTCGGTTTCTTCCCAATTACAGGTCGATACAGAACAACGAATTCTTAATTTTATAAAAAATGAAATCAAGCCATTATTCAAGCATCTAAAGGGAACTAATATTGAGCTTGAGGGGTTAATTAATCAATATAATAATTCATTAGATAAAGGTACTAAAATGCTATATAAGCATAGGAAAGCGTATGATGAATCTGTTATGTTGATTAATAAAAAGATGGCAGCATTATTAGATGAAAAACAAAAGGAAGCCCAAAAAATGTACCCGCATTATTTTGAACGATTTAAAACTGACGGAGTAGAGCATAATATGTACATAGGTGAGTCTATTACTAAACAGAATAGTTTCAATAAAATATATCTTTACAACCTTAGATTATGGCAGTTACAGGTAATGTGCGAAATGGAGAATGAGTACTACCAACTTAAACAAGATTTGCCTGTTCCGTTGGATGTAGCTTCTATGGTATTGGTTTTTAATGCTTCATTATCGGTGAGATTTAGAATGGATGAAAAGCGTTTTGATGTTGACGGAACTTATAATGCGAGATATGAAGTAGTTAAAAAGAGGGTAGATAAAGCTAAGATTAAAGGTACTAATCAGCGAATTACCGAAAAAGGAAAGTTAGTTGTTGTCTATTCTCAGCGTACTGATGAAAAGGAATACATTAAATATATCAATTTCTTACAATCTAAAAACTATTTAGAAGATGAAATAGAAGTGGTGGAATTGGATGATTTACAAGGTGTTACTGGGTTAAAAGCGCTAAGGGTAAATATTCTTTATAACAAAAATAAAGAGGATAAAGAATATTATACATATGAAGATTTAATGAAAGAAATTAATAAATAA
- a CDS encoding lysophospholipid acyltransferase family protein yields the protein MQLLVYRLVYPILWIISKLPWRLFYMFSTCVYIFVYHIIAYRKKAVTENLTLVFPEKSSEEISKIRKAFYKHMCDMFLEMIKSISISDKDLLDRFKIIDIESLKKLEAKNKSIVVLMAHYASYEWATVTQLLIDFPTVGVYKQVKNKYFDQLVHRIRKRYDARLIASYNAMKEITRDKVNGKLCSYAFLSDQSPSLNKATYWTDFMEIKVPTHVGGAVLAKRLDMSVAYLQVEKVKRGYYQARFIPITENAKNCEDFYIVETYLRMVETQIRKAPEYYLWTHKRWKHRNAEIPKDATIH from the coding sequence ATGCAACTATTGGTATATCGCCTTGTGTATCCAATTTTATGGATTATTTCTAAACTACCGTGGCGTCTATTTTATATGTTTTCTACTTGTGTATACATTTTTGTATATCACATTATTGCATATAGAAAAAAAGCTGTTACAGAAAACTTGACACTGGTTTTTCCTGAAAAATCTTCTGAAGAGATCTCCAAAATAAGAAAAGCATTTTATAAACATATGTGCGATATGTTTTTAGAAATGATTAAATCAATTTCTATAAGTGATAAGGACCTTCTGGATCGATTTAAAATTATCGATATTGAATCTCTTAAAAAGCTAGAAGCAAAAAACAAAAGTATCGTAGTCCTAATGGCACATTATGCCAGTTATGAATGGGCTACAGTTACACAATTACTAATTGATTTCCCAACAGTTGGTGTTTATAAACAAGTTAAAAACAAATACTTCGACCAGTTAGTACATCGCATAAGAAAACGATATGATGCAAGACTTATCGCAAGTTATAATGCCATGAAAGAAATTACACGAGATAAGGTTAACGGTAAATTATGTTCCTATGCATTCTTATCTGATCAATCTCCAAGTCTTAATAAGGCAACATATTGGACAGATTTTATGGAAATCAAAGTACCCACTCATGTTGGTGGAGCAGTATTAGCTAAAAGGCTAGATATGTCCGTGGCCTATTTACAAGTAGAAAAAGTAAAAAGAGGGTATTACCAAGCTAGATTTATTCCAATTACAGAAAATGCAAAAAACTGCGAAGATTTTTATATTGTGGAAACTTACTTAAGAATGGTAGAGACACAAATTCGCAAAGCTCCGGAATATTATTTATGGACACATAAGCGATGGAAGCATCGTAATGCAGAAATACCTAAAGATGCAACAATACATTAA